The following coding sequences are from one Lycium ferocissimum isolate CSIRO_LF1 chromosome 3, AGI_CSIRO_Lferr_CH_V1, whole genome shotgun sequence window:
- the LOC132049502 gene encoding cell division cycle protein 48 homolog, which yields MTNKAESSDSKGTKRDFSTAILERKKSPNRLVVDEATNDDNSVVALHPDTMEKLQLFRGDTILIKGKKRKDTICIALADETCDVPKIRMNKVVRNNLRVRLGDVVSVHQCPDVKYGKRVHILPIDDTIEGVTGNLFDAYLKPYFLEAYRPVRKGDLFLVRGGMRSVEFKVIETDPSEYCVVAPDTEIFCEGEPVNREDENRLDEVGYDDVGGVRKQMAQIRELVELPLRHPQLFKSIGVKPPKGILLYGPPGSGKTLIARAVANETGAFFFCINGPEIMSKLAGESESNLRKAFEEAEKNAPSIIFIDEIDSIAPKREKTNGEVERRIVSQLLTLMDGLKSRAHVIVMGATNRPNSIDPALRRFGRFDREIDIGVPDEVGRLEVLRIHTKNMKLAEEVDLERICKDTHGYVGADLAALCTEAALQCIREKMDVIDLEDETIDAEILNSMAVTNEHFQTALGTSNPSALRETVVEVPNVSWEDIGGLENVKRELQETVQYPVEHPEKFEKFGMSPSKGVLFYGPPGCGKTLLAKAIANECQANFISIKGPELLTMWFGESEANVREIFDKARQSAPCVLFFDELDSIATQRGSSSGDAGGAADRVLNQLLTEMDGMNAKKTVFIIGATNRPDIIDPALLRPGRLDQLIYIPLPDEDSRHQIFKACLRKSPLSKDIDLRALAKYTQGFSGADITEICQRACKYAIRENIEKDIEREKRRSENPEAMEEDVEDEVPEIKPAHFEESMKYARRSVSDADIRKYQAFAQTLQQSRGFGSEFRFSETSTAGTTATADPFATSAGAADEDDLYS from the exons ATGACTAACAAAGCTGAATCATCCGATTC GAAAGGGACAAAGAGGGATTTTAGTACGGCGATTTTGGAGAGGAAGAAGTCACCGAATCGACTTGTTGTGGATGAGGCAACTAATGATGACAACTCTGTTGTCGCTCTTCATCCTGATACTATGGAGAAGCTTCAGCTTTTTCGTGGTGACACTATCTTGATCAAG GGTAAGAAGAGAAAAGATACAATCTGCATTGCCCTTGCTGATGAGACCTGTGACGTGCCAAAGATTAGGATGAACAAGGTTGTCAGAAATAACCTAAGGGTTCGACTTGGTGATGTTGTCTCTGTGCATCAGTGTCCTGATGTCAAGTATGGAAAGCGCGTACACATTCTTCCCATTGATGACACCATTGAAGGGGTCACTGGGAACCTCTTTGATGCTTACTTGAAAC CCTATTTCCTTGAAGCATACAGACCAGTAAGAAAGGGCGATCTTTTTCTTGTAAGGGGAGGGATGAGAAGTGTAGAGTTCAAGGTTATTGAGACTGATCCTTCTGAATACTGTGTTGTTGCCCCTGATACTGAGATATTTTGTGAGGGCGAACCAGTGAATAGGGAAGACGAGAATAGACTAGATGAGGTCGGTTATGATGATGTAGGTGGTGTGCGTAAACAAATGGCTCAGATAAGGGAGCTTGTTGAGCTGCCACTAAGGCACCCACAACTCTTCAAATCTATCGGTGTGAAGCCTCCCAAAGGAATTCTGTTGTATGGACCACCTGGATCAGGAAAGACTTTAATAGCCCGAGCAGTTGCAAATGAGACAGGCGCGTTCTTCTTCTGCATTAATGGTCCAGAGATCATGTCAAAATTGGCAGGAGAAAGTGAAAGCAATCTCAGGAAAGCGTTTGAAGAAGCTGAGAAGAATGCCCCATCAATCATTTTCATTGACGAGATTGACTCAATAGCTCCTAAACGTGAGAAGACAAATGGAGAGGTGGAGAGGAGGATTGTCTCCCAGCTTTTGACACTTATGGATGGACTTAAATCACGTGCCCATGTAATTGTTATGGGTGCCACTAATCGCCCCAATAGCATTGACCCTGCCCTAAGAAGGTTTGGTAGATTCGACAGGGAAATAGACATCGGTGTTCCAGATGAAGTGGGGCGACTCGAGGTGCTTCGTATCCATACGAAGAACATGAAGCTTGCTGAAGAG GTTGATTTAGAAAGAATTTGCAAAGATACACATGGTTATGTTGGTGCTGATTTAGCAGCTTTGTGTACCGAGGCTGCACTTCAATGCATCAGAGAGAAGATGGACGTGATAGATCTGGAGGACGAGACCATTGATGCAGAGATACTGAACTCTATGGCTGTGACAAATGAGCACTTCCAAACTGCTCTTGGGACGAGCAATCCTTCTGCCTTGCGTGAAACC GTTGTTGAAGTTCCCAATGTTTCATGGGAGGACATTGGAGGTCTTGAGAATGTCAAGCGTGAGCTTCAGGAG ACTGTTCAATATCCGGTGGAACATCCTGAGAAATTCGAGAAGTTTGGTATGTCTCCCTCAAAGGGAGTCCTTTTCTACGGCCCACCTGGATGTGGGAAAACTTTGCTCGCGAAGGCCATTGCTAATGAATGCCAGGCCAACTTCATCAGTATCAAGGGTCCAGAACTGCTTACCATGTGGTTTGGAGAGAGTGAAGCCAACGTAAGAGAAATATTTGACAAGGCCCGCCAATCTGCTCCTTGTGTCCTATTCTTTGATGAACTGGACTCAATCGCCACACAG AGAGGAAGTAGCTCGGGAGACGCTGGGGGAGCTGCTGATAGGGTTTTGAATCAGCTCCTTACTGAAATGGATGGGATGAATGCTAAGAAAACTGTGTTCATTATCGGTGCAACTAACCGGCCAGACATTATTGATCCTGCACTTCTGCGGCCCGGTCGTCTTGACCAATTGATTTATATTCCTCTCCCCGACGAAGATTCTCGTCAccaaattttcaaggcatgCCTGAGGAAATCACCTCTTTCTAAGGATATCGATCTAAGAGCTCTAGCAAAATATACACAGGGCTTTAGTGGAGCTGACATTACAGAAATCTGTCAACGTGCTTGCAAATACGCTATCAGAGAAAACATTGAGAAA GATATTGAGAGGGAGAAGAGGAGAAGCGAAAATCCGGAAGCCATGGAGGAAGACGTTGAAGATGAGGTACCCGAGATCAAGCCTGCTCATTTCGAGGAATCAATGAAGTACGCTAGGAGGAGTGTCAGTGACGCTGATATCCGCAAGTACCAGGCTTTTGCTCAGACTTTGCAACAGTCCAGAGGTTTCGGTTCGGAATTCCGATTCTCTGAGACGAGCACGGCGGGGACCACTGCAACTGCTGACCCATTTGCTACTTCGGCTGGTGCAGCAGATGAAGATGACCTGTATAGTTAG
- the LOC132050882 gene encoding thylakoid lumenal 15.0 kDa protein 2, chloroplastic produces MVSLFHFPSSFTFHKIYHSPSIYPIKASHSHFRISAQNEKSQPQLSKISEFSSKTLNFLISGSLALALSLTGVGTAEGLVGVNKPELLPKEFTPVIDVAGFLSDGQEKRIAQEITDIEKDTGFKLRVLAQNYPDTPGLAIKDFWQVDDSTIVFVADPTFGNILNFNVGATVDLDIPRSFWSRLAGTYGNMFYWKEKGEDASIEAAVMAISSCLREPVGPNNCSEVK; encoded by the exons ATGGTTTCTCTTTTCCATTTTCCTTCATCATTCACATTTCACAAAATTTATCACTCTCCTTCTATCTATCCCATTAAAGCATCACATTCCCATTTTCGAATTTCAGCTCAAAATGAAAAATCACAACCTCAATTATCCAAAATATCAGAATTTTCATCAAAGACTTTGAATTTCTTGATATCTGGTTCTTTAGCTCTTGCTCTCTCACTCACAG GAGTTGGTACTGCTGAGGGATTGGTTGGGGTGAACAAGCCAGAATTGCTTCCTAAGGAGTTTACTccagttattgatgttgctggCTTCCTCTCTGATGGTCAG GAGAAAAGAATTGCACAAGAGATCACAGATATAGAAAAGGATACTGGTTTTAAGCTGAGAGTTTTAGCTCAGAACTACCCTGATACGCCTG GATTAGCTATCAAAGATTTTTGGCAAGTGGACGACAGTACTATAGTTTTTGTTGCTGATCctacatttg GAAACATACTGAATTTCAACGTCGGAGCTACTGTGGATCTTGATATTCCACGTAGCTTCTGGAGCCGTTTGGCAGGGACATATGGAAACATGTTTTATtggaaagaaaag GGTGAAGACGCGTCTATTGAGGCTGCTGTTATGGCAATATCGAGCTGCTTGAGAGAACCAGTTGGTCCGAATAATTGCTCAGAGGTGAAGTAA